A stretch of the Poseidonibacter parvus genome encodes the following:
- a CDS encoding MaoC family dehydratase, with translation MSKINNKINMGNFFEDFSIGQKIIHPLPRTISEGDVSLYIAFTGSRFALHSSNEVAKQMGYDKRPIDDTLMFHLTFGKSVQDVSLNAIANLGYAEIAFPNPVYIGDTVSMTSDVIGLKENSNGKSGVVYVHSIGVNQNGDEVLNFKRWVMVHKKDKETSSGINEVPTFAKTTPILDKINLPEIKCVDTDSTGGKFFFEDYEAGERLNHPDGITVDNSDHTLATKLYQNNAKVHFNDHMMKSSPMGQRLMYGGIVISMARTLSFNGLQNAQNIYSINSGAHANPTYAGDTIYAYTEVLETIDHKREDLGLLRLRTIAVTNQKSSEIENPKGEDGKYLKNVVLDLDYTVVIPKKKTKK, from the coding sequence TTGTCTAAAATTAACAATAAAATCAATATGGGAAATTTCTTTGAAGATTTCTCTATTGGTCAAAAAATAATTCATCCCCTTCCTAGAACAATTAGTGAAGGTGACGTATCTTTATACATAGCATTTACGGGTTCTAGATTTGCATTACATTCATCAAATGAAGTAGCAAAGCAAATGGGTTATGATAAAAGACCTATTGATGATACTTTAATGTTCCACTTAACATTTGGAAAATCTGTTCAAGATGTATCTTTAAATGCTATTGCAAATTTAGGTTATGCAGAAATTGCCTTCCCTAATCCTGTTTATATTGGAGATACAGTTTCAATGACATCTGATGTTATTGGATTAAAAGAAAACTCAAATGGAAAATCTGGAGTTGTTTATGTTCACTCAATTGGTGTAAACCAAAATGGTGATGAAGTATTAAACTTCAAAAGATGGGTTATGGTTCATAAAAAAGATAAGGAAACTTCATCAGGTATTAATGAAGTTCCAACTTTTGCAAAAACTACTCCTATTTTAGATAAAATTAATCTTCCAGAAATCAAGTGTGTAGACACTGATTCTACTGGCGGAAAATTCTTCTTTGAAGACTATGAAGCAGGTGAAAGATTAAATCATCCAGATGGTATTACAGTTGATAATAGTGATCATACACTAGCAACTAAGTTGTACCAAAATAATGCAAAAGTTCACTTCAATGACCATATGATGAAAAGTTCACCAATGGGTCAAAGATTAATGTATGGTGGAATTGTTATTTCAATGGCAAGAACATTATCATTTAATGGTTTACAAAATGCGCAAAATATTTATTCTATAAACTCTGGAGCACATGCAAATCCTACTTATGCAGGAGATACAATTTATGCTTATACAGAAGTTTTAGAAACAATTGACCATAAAAGAGAAGACTTAGGATTATTAAGATTAAGAACGATTGCAGTTACAAACCAAAAATCTTCGGAAATTGAAAATCCAAAAGGTGAAGATGGAAAGTACTTAAAAAATGTAGTACTTGATTTAGATTACACAGTTGTTATTCCCAAGAAAAAGACAAAAAAGTAG